One window of the Streptomyces sp. TS71-3 genome contains the following:
- a CDS encoding family 20 glycosylhydrolase gives MTRHFRPRPGPGWAAPLLSALALLVPAALPAAAAVPGAPAAAARAETTAGAPRVLPALTRWTPGEGSLQLGRRSAVVAGDRALRADATALAGDVATATGLRLPVTTGARQHPGDVVLRLDPSRGDLGTEGYALDVSGTVRITAATETGVYHGTRTVLQMLGSGRSLPKGTAVDVPKYAERGVDVCACYIHISMDWFERLMRDMSYLKLNQLQIEAKVASDVDPKTKFWGYYTKDEVRRLSAMARTYHITLVPEINSPGHIDPYLENHPELQLTDASGTKSPTRLDITQPEAFDFYTRLVDEALTVWDTPYWHMGADEYMLGSDFANYPQIAAYAKAKYGEKATPQDAFVDFVNRVDAHVRAGGRTLRIWNDGLNGQNTVPVNKDVVIEHWLTETGAQPSALLAAGNPVMNSAYSLYLVRGGFHMDTRKLYESDWTPLSFEGETLAGPQPGVTGAQISLWPDSAAAETENEVENDAFMPLRFVAQATWGSPKPAADYAGFSVLAQGIGHAPGWLNVTRLPLAHGTYALALRGSDKRLTTASAEDGAQARFASDPAAAWALTATADGYYEVRAVRDGAVTQECLDVVDGKHYLGAPLEVGAAVTQQPCKDGTRTQRWQVVGHGGSFHLLNAISQLGVAAGAGGAAVQVVPDAGGALRADPR, from the coding sequence GTGACACGTCATTTCCGACCGCGACCGGGACCGGGATGGGCAGCGCCCCTGCTGTCCGCCCTGGCCCTGCTCGTTCCGGCGGCCCTGCCCGCGGCCGCCGCGGTGCCCGGCGCCCCCGCGGCCGCCGCACGAGCCGAAACCACGGCGGGCGCCCCCAGGGTGCTGCCCGCACTCACCCGATGGACCCCGGGCGAGGGCAGCCTGCAACTCGGCCGCCGCTCCGCCGTGGTCGCCGGCGACCGGGCGCTGCGCGCCGACGCGACCGCGCTCGCCGGCGACGTGGCCACCGCCACCGGCCTGCGGCTGCCCGTCACCACCGGTGCGCGGCAGCACCCGGGCGACGTGGTGCTGCGCCTCGACCCGTCCCGGGGGGACCTCGGCACGGAGGGCTACGCGCTGGACGTCTCCGGCACGGTCCGGATCACCGCGGCCACCGAGACCGGCGTGTACCACGGCACCCGTACGGTCCTCCAGATGCTCGGCAGCGGGCGGAGCCTGCCGAAGGGCACCGCCGTCGACGTGCCGAAGTACGCCGAACGGGGCGTGGACGTGTGCGCGTGCTACATCCACATCTCGATGGACTGGTTCGAGCGGCTGATGCGCGACATGTCCTATCTGAAGCTGAACCAGCTCCAGATCGAGGCGAAGGTCGCCAGCGACGTGGACCCGAAGACGAAGTTCTGGGGCTACTACACCAAGGACGAGGTGCGGCGGCTGTCCGCCATGGCCCGCACGTACCACATCACGCTGGTGCCGGAGATCAACTCCCCCGGGCACATAGACCCCTACCTGGAGAACCACCCCGAACTCCAGCTCACCGACGCCTCCGGCACGAAGTCCCCCACCCGGCTGGACATCACGCAGCCGGAGGCCTTCGACTTCTACACCAGGCTGGTGGACGAGGCGCTCACGGTGTGGGACACGCCGTACTGGCACATGGGCGCCGACGAGTACATGCTCGGCTCCGACTTCGCGAACTATCCGCAGATCGCGGCCTACGCGAAGGCGAAGTACGGGGAGAAGGCGACCCCGCAGGACGCCTTCGTCGACTTCGTCAACCGCGTCGACGCGCACGTCCGCGCCGGCGGCCGCACCCTGCGGATCTGGAACGACGGCCTGAACGGGCAGAACACCGTCCCGGTGAACAAGGACGTGGTGATCGAGCACTGGCTCACCGAGACCGGAGCACAGCCCTCCGCCCTGCTCGCCGCCGGCAACCCCGTGATGAACTCCGCCTACTCGCTCTACCTGGTGCGCGGCGGCTTCCACATGGACACCCGGAAGCTCTACGAGAGCGACTGGACGCCGCTGTCGTTCGAGGGCGAGACGCTGGCGGGGCCCCAGCCCGGCGTCACCGGCGCGCAGATCTCGCTGTGGCCGGACTCGGCGGCGGCCGAGACGGAGAACGAGGTCGAGAACGACGCGTTCATGCCGCTGCGCTTCGTCGCGCAGGCCACCTGGGGCAGCCCGAAGCCGGCGGCCGACTACGCCGGGTTCAGCGTGCTCGCGCAGGGGATCGGCCATGCCCCGGGCTGGCTGAACGTCACCCGGCTCCCGCTCGCTCACGGCACGTACGCGCTCGCACTGCGCGGCTCGGACAAGCGGCTCACCACGGCGTCGGCGGAGGACGGGGCGCAAGCGCGGTTCGCCTCCGACCCGGCGGCGGCCTGGGCGCTGACGGCCACCGCGGACGGCTACTACGAGGTGCGGGCGGTGCGCGACGGTGCCGTGACGCAGGAGTGCCTGGACGTCGTGGACGGTAAGCACTACCTCGGCGCGCCGCTTGAGGTGGGTGCGGCGGTCACGCAGCAGCCGTGCAAGGACGGTACCCGTACGCAGCGGTGGCAGGTGGTCGGGCACGGCGGGTCCTTCCACCTGCTCAACGCGATCTCGCAGTTGGGGGTGGCCGCGGGGGCGGGGGGTGCGGCGGTGCAGGTGGTCCCGGATGCGGGGGGCGCGCTTCGCGCGGATCCGCGGTAG
- a CDS encoding sugar isomerase domain-containing protein, producing MTSDTISGTAYWETVQQELPGTVERARDSVGEAADLIAAALRDKGVIQVFGTGHSQALAMEVAGRAGGLVPTNQLSIRDRVLFGHEDPEEALDPFAERDPAVAAKVLDLAEIHPADIFIIASQSGGNGAIVEMARLVKERGHKVIALTSVAHSSRITARHPSGQRLFEVADVVLDNGAPFGDAALQLPDGTGVCALSTISGAVLVQMTVAETVARLLAAGVTPPLYQSANVPGSDERNARLEAEYAGRIRRTA from the coding sequence ATGACTTCCGACACCATTTCCGGCACCGCCTACTGGGAGACCGTCCAGCAGGAGCTGCCGGGCACGGTCGAGCGGGCGCGGGACAGCGTCGGCGAGGCCGCGGACCTGATCGCCGCCGCGCTGCGGGACAAGGGCGTGATCCAGGTCTTCGGCACCGGGCACTCCCAGGCGCTCGCCATGGAGGTCGCCGGCCGGGCGGGCGGTCTGGTGCCCACCAACCAGCTCTCCATCCGCGACCGGGTGCTCTTCGGCCACGAGGACCCCGAGGAGGCGCTCGACCCGTTCGCCGAGCGGGACCCCGCGGTCGCCGCGAAGGTGCTCGACCTCGCGGAGATCCACCCCGCAGACATCTTCATCATCGCCAGCCAGTCGGGCGGCAACGGCGCCATCGTGGAGATGGCCCGGCTCGTCAAGGAGCGCGGCCACAAGGTGATCGCGCTGACGTCGGTCGCCCACTCCTCCCGGATCACCGCCCGGCACCCCAGCGGGCAGCGGCTGTTCGAGGTGGCGGACGTGGTGCTGGACAACGGCGCCCCGTTCGGCGACGCCGCCCTCCAGCTCCCGGACGGCACCGGAGTCTGCGCGCTCAGCACCATCAGCGGCGCCGTGCTCGTCCAGATGACCGTCGCCGAGACGGTGGCCCGGCTGCTCGCGGCCGGTGTCACCCCGCCGCTCTACCAGTCGGCGAACGTGCCCGGCTCCGACGAGCGCAACGCCCGTCTCGAAGCGGAGTACGCCGGACGCATCCGGCGCACCGCCTGA
- a CDS encoding MurR/RpiR family transcriptional regulator: MATGGLIPRLRALRPELSGASGRVADRLLADPAAAAAMTIQELAAAAGTSPATVTRVCRRAGLDGYAELRIALATESGRAAGGAWQADLGEDIDVSDPPERVLAVLAARDAAAIHDTVDALDTAALEAACDALAGARRVDLYGVGGSAIVATELQLRLHRIGCAVWAWAEVHSALTSASQLGPGDVAVGISHTGETAETCRPLAVAADRGATTIALTNAPGATLARTAATVLTTSVRSLSLRPDFLAARHSQLIVLDALYMGVAQRTYGRTAQALEATAATIAEHRRAYPARRAVQRGGAGRGGEPEAAGGTGDGSGDGGPTAQGPGAAPGDGGAPGPGPGSAGTRTPEGGPPAAHPPTTHGPTTHGEGHL; the protein is encoded by the coding sequence ATGGCCACGGGAGGGCTGATTCCCCGGCTGCGCGCTCTGCGGCCGGAGTTGAGCGGGGCGTCGGGCCGGGTGGCCGACCGGCTGCTCGCCGATCCGGCCGCCGCGGCGGCGATGACCATCCAGGAGCTGGCCGCGGCCGCGGGCACCTCGCCCGCGACCGTCACCCGGGTGTGCCGCAGGGCCGGCCTGGACGGCTACGCGGAACTGCGCATCGCGCTGGCCACGGAGTCCGGCCGGGCGGCAGGCGGCGCGTGGCAGGCGGACCTCGGCGAGGACATCGACGTGTCCGACCCGCCGGAGCGGGTCCTCGCCGTGCTCGCCGCGCGGGACGCCGCCGCCATCCACGACACCGTGGACGCCCTGGACACCGCCGCACTTGAGGCCGCGTGCGACGCGCTCGCCGGGGCCCGCCGCGTGGATCTGTACGGCGTCGGGGGCAGCGCGATCGTCGCCACCGAGCTCCAGTTGCGGCTGCACCGCATCGGGTGCGCCGTGTGGGCGTGGGCCGAGGTGCACTCGGCGCTCACCAGCGCGAGCCAGCTCGGTCCCGGGGACGTGGCCGTCGGCATCTCGCACACCGGCGAGACGGCCGAGACCTGCCGGCCGCTCGCGGTGGCCGCCGACCGCGGCGCCACCACCATCGCCCTGACCAACGCCCCCGGCGCCACGCTCGCGAGGACGGCAGCGACGGTGCTCACCACGTCCGTGCGCTCCCTCAGCCTGCGGCCGGACTTCCTGGCCGCGCGCCACTCCCAGCTCATCGTGCTCGACGCGCTCTACATGGGCGTGGCCCAGCGCACCTACGGCCGTACGGCCCAGGCACTGGAGGCCACCGCCGCGACCATCGCCGAGCACCGCAGGGCCTACCCCGCGAGGCGGGCCGTCCAGCGCGGCGGGGCGGGACGCGGCGGCGAGCCGGAGGCCGCCGGCGGCACCGGCGACGGGAGCGGCGACGGCGGCCCTACGGCCCAGGGCCCCGGCGCGGCTCCCGGGGACGGCGGGGCTCCGGGCCCCGGCCCGGGTTCCGCCGGCACCCGTACCCCCGAAGGCGGCCCCCCGGCCGCCCATCCCCCGACCACCCATGGTCCGACCACCCACGGAGAGGGACACCTCTGA
- a CDS encoding alpha-L-fucosidase: MRPRQLSGRRRGGGRHRAPGLLLVAALVVGGILPAAAGAPVSAAATTAVSAAATAQKPCSGPVHPAPVMPVEPCDTPDRILDKAANIVPRDSQVAWQQRKVIAFTHFGMNTFTDREWGSGMEDESRFDPPAADVTQWMRAYKASGAKEVIFTAKHHDGFVLYPTRYSDHSVVASPWWVRTSGCAQADAAGTARAGAEQRRDTDPSAFWQVRDAGCRNPQGDILGSYVRAARAAGLRVGIYLSPTDGAELPHAWHEDTYIPSIEAKPPSQRSTAEVATLQDAPAPPAGHGRYGNDSAAVPRTIPTLVPGDDRAARVAHGTLPTFHVTEDDYNTYYMNQLYELFTQYGPIDELWLDGANPWAGSGVSEPYDFTAWFKLINTLSPDTVVFAGPQGTRWVGNEAGVARDTEWSVVPATADPSTAHNEGLIPGGAQAEDIGSRAVLTGPDVRYLQWFPAEADSSIRPGWFYHPDESPQPPSKLVTKYQQSVGRNAVMLLNTPPGTDGRIAGADVASLTSFGTAIRDTYRTNLLTAPRSLTDDDLHTGWSPKAGATTGALTLSLPHPAAFDQIALGEDITRGQHVEHFTVDTWQNGQWTRTGTGTTIGHERLLLLDAPVTTARIRITVDTARATPHLATVGLYRTASVQP; encoded by the coding sequence ATGAGACCTCGTCAGCTCTCCGGACGGCGCCGGGGAGGCGGCCGGCACCGCGCGCCGGGCCTACTCCTGGTGGCCGCGCTCGTGGTCGGCGGCATCCTGCCGGCCGCGGCCGGCGCACCCGTGTCCGCGGCGGCCACAACCGCCGTGTCCGCGGCGGCCACCGCTCAGAAGCCGTGTTCGGGCCCCGTCCACCCCGCGCCCGTGATGCCCGTCGAGCCCTGCGACACCCCGGACCGGATCCTGGACAAGGCGGCGAACATCGTGCCGCGGGACTCCCAAGTGGCCTGGCAGCAGCGGAAGGTGATCGCCTTCACCCACTTCGGGATGAACACCTTCACCGACCGCGAGTGGGGCTCGGGCATGGAGGACGAGTCGCGCTTCGACCCGCCCGCCGCCGACGTGACGCAGTGGATGCGGGCCTACAAGGCGAGCGGTGCCAAGGAGGTCATCTTCACCGCCAAGCACCACGACGGATTCGTGCTGTACCCGACGCGGTACAGCGACCACTCGGTGGTGGCGAGCCCCTGGTGGGTACGGACCTCCGGCTGCGCGCAGGCGGATGCGGCCGGCACGGCACGGGCCGGCGCCGAACAGCGGCGGGACACCGATCCGTCGGCGTTCTGGCAGGTCCGCGACGCCGGCTGCCGGAACCCGCAGGGGGACATCCTCGGCTCCTACGTGCGGGCGGCGCGCGCCGCCGGGCTGCGCGTCGGGATCTACCTCTCGCCCACGGACGGCGCCGAACTGCCGCACGCCTGGCACGAGGACACCTACATCCCGTCCATCGAGGCCAAGCCGCCGTCCCAGCGCTCCACCGCGGAGGTGGCCACCCTTCAGGACGCGCCCGCGCCGCCCGCGGGCCACGGCAGGTACGGCAACGACAGCGCGGCCGTGCCGCGCACCATCCCCACCCTCGTCCCGGGCGACGACCGGGCCGCGCGCGTCGCGCACGGCACCCTGCCGACGTTCCACGTCACCGAGGACGACTACAACACCTACTACATGAACCAGCTGTACGAGCTGTTCACGCAGTACGGCCCCATCGACGAGCTGTGGCTGGACGGCGCCAACCCGTGGGCCGGCTCCGGCGTCAGCGAGCCCTACGACTTCACCGCCTGGTTCAAGCTGATCAACACCCTCTCGCCGGACACCGTGGTCTTCGCCGGACCGCAGGGCACCCGGTGGGTCGGCAACGAGGCGGGCGTGGCCCGCGACACCGAGTGGAGCGTGGTCCCGGCCACCGCCGACCCGTCCACCGCGCACAACGAGGGCCTGATCCCGGGCGGCGCCCAGGCCGAGGACATCGGATCGCGGGCCGTGCTCACCGGGCCCGACGTGCGCTACCTCCAGTGGTTCCCGGCCGAGGCGGACTCCTCGATCAGGCCCGGCTGGTTCTACCACCCCGACGAGTCGCCGCAGCCACCGTCGAAGCTCGTCACCAAGTACCAGCAGTCGGTGGGCCGCAACGCGGTGATGCTGCTGAACACGCCGCCCGGCACGGACGGCCGGATCGCCGGCGCGGACGTGGCCTCGCTGACGTCGTTCGGCACGGCGATCCGCGACACCTACCGCACCAACCTGCTGACCGCGCCCCGCTCGCTCACCGACGACGACCTGCACACGGGCTGGTCGCCGAAGGCCGGGGCCACCACCGGCGCCCTCACCCTGTCCCTGCCGCACCCGGCCGCCTTCGACCAGATCGCCCTCGGCGAGGACATCACCCGGGGCCAGCACGTCGAGCACTTCACCGTCGACACCTGGCAGAACGGCCAGTGGACCCGGACGGGCACCGGCACCACCATCGGCCACGAGCGCCTGCTGCTCCTGGACGCCCCGGTGACCACCGCCCGGATCCGCATCACCGTCGACACCGCCCGCGCCACCCCGCACCTGGCCACCGTCGGCCTCTACCGGACGGCATCCGTGCAGCCGTAG
- a CDS encoding PHB depolymerase family esterase, with product MFTRLRMTALAAVAASVLLAAGALTSASAESAAPTEVRQPAATLTQVSNFGNNPGNLKMYEYVPNSVKSNPAVLVAVHYCTGTAQAFFSGTEFARLADQYGFIVVYPDANVSGQCFDVSTSQALRHEGGSDPSSIASMVRYAIQQHRADASRVFVTGASSGAMMTDVLLGDYPDLFKAGSAFMGVPFGCFATNDGSGWNSACANGQITKTPQQWGDLARGAYPGYSGARPRVQLWHGTSDTTLRYPNFGEEIKQWTNVLGVSQTPAATDQPQSGWTRTRYGSSSAQAPVEGISIAGVGHSLPTSGMAARALTFFGLAP from the coding sequence ATGTTCACCAGACTCCGCATGACCGCGCTGGCCGCCGTGGCCGCGTCGGTCCTGCTCGCCGCGGGCGCGCTGACGTCCGCCTCCGCCGAGTCCGCCGCCCCGACGGAGGTGCGGCAGCCCGCGGCGACGCTGACGCAGGTGTCCAACTTCGGGAACAACCCGGGCAACCTGAAGATGTACGAGTACGTGCCGAACTCGGTGAAGTCCAACCCGGCGGTCCTGGTGGCCGTGCACTACTGCACCGGAACCGCCCAGGCCTTCTTCTCCGGCACCGAGTTCGCGAGGCTGGCCGACCAGTACGGCTTCATCGTCGTCTACCCCGACGCCAACGTCAGCGGCCAGTGCTTCGACGTCTCCACGTCCCAGGCGCTGCGGCACGAGGGGGGCAGCGACCCGAGCAGCATCGCGTCCATGGTCAGGTACGCGATCCAGCAGCACAGGGCGGACGCGAGCCGGGTCTTCGTCACCGGGGCCTCCTCGGGCGCGATGATGACGGACGTCCTGCTCGGCGACTACCCCGACCTGTTCAAGGCCGGCTCCGCCTTCATGGGCGTGCCGTTCGGCTGCTTCGCCACCAATGACGGCTCCGGCTGGAACTCCGCCTGCGCCAACGGCCAGATCACCAAGACCCCCCAGCAGTGGGGAGACCTGGCGCGCGGCGCCTACCCCGGTTACAGCGGCGCCCGGCCGCGGGTGCAGTTGTGGCACGGGACCAGCGACACCACGCTGCGCTACCCCAACTTCGGGGAGGAGATCAAGCAGTGGACCAACGTCCTCGGCGTGAGCCAGACCCCGGCCGCCACTGACCAGCCGCAGTCCGGCTGGACCCGCACCCGCTACGGCAGCAGCTCCGCCCAGGCGCCCGTCGAGGGCATCAGCATCGCGGGCGTCGGCCACTCCCTGCCCACCAGCGGCATGGCGGCCCGAGCCCTGACCTTCTTCGGCCTGGCTCCCTGA
- a CDS encoding chitinase, producing the protein MPTSGKATSRVAVGAAVAALAVGTAVVVVPSASAEPAPKLAAGTFAPYADMSNSNENLLDTAISGHGVKSFTAAFVLGSGCNQIWGDTLPVGDDPNTDPLIKKAQDAGASVIVSSGGAAGLPLAWTCTDQSAIESGYQKIIDSYGVKSLDFDIEGGAIADTAAATRNMQAMKSLKAANPDLTFSVTLPVLPDGLTADGVNIIKAAKDAGVKIDIVNIMTMDYYQGDQDMGKAATAAADATLGQMQSVDSSYGYGNLGITPMIGVNDDNSTFSLDNASSVASWAAGKGVGRLSFWSVNRDTACGSVAKKGIDKPTASPTCSGVEQGQLAFADAFNG; encoded by the coding sequence ATGCCCACATCCGGAAAGGCCACCTCTCGCGTCGCGGTGGGTGCGGCGGTGGCCGCCCTCGCGGTCGGCACGGCGGTCGTGGTGGTGCCGTCCGCCTCCGCGGAGCCCGCGCCCAAGCTGGCGGCCGGCACCTTCGCGCCGTACGCGGACATGTCCAACTCCAACGAGAACCTGCTGGACACCGCCATCAGCGGACACGGCGTCAAGTCGTTCACCGCCGCCTTCGTGCTGGGCTCCGGCTGCAACCAGATCTGGGGCGACACGCTCCCGGTCGGCGACGACCCGAACACCGATCCGCTGATCAAGAAGGCACAGGACGCGGGTGCTTCCGTGATCGTCTCCTCCGGCGGCGCCGCCGGCCTGCCGCTCGCCTGGACCTGCACGGACCAGAGCGCGATCGAGTCGGGCTACCAGAAGATCATCGACTCCTACGGCGTGAAGTCGCTCGACTTCGACATCGAGGGCGGGGCCATCGCGGACACCGCCGCGGCGACCCGCAACATGCAGGCGATGAAGAGCCTCAAGGCCGCCAACCCCGACCTGACGTTCTCCGTCACCCTGCCCGTGCTGCCCGACGGGCTCACCGCCGACGGCGTCAACATCATCAAGGCCGCCAAGGACGCCGGGGTAAAGATCGACATCGTCAACATCATGACGATGGACTACTACCAGGGCGACCAGGACATGGGGAAGGCGGCGACCGCCGCGGCCGACGCCACCCTCGGCCAGATGCAGTCGGTCGACTCCAGCTACGGCTACGGCAACCTCGGCATCACCCCGATGATCGGCGTCAACGACGACAACTCCACGTTCTCCCTGGACAACGCCTCGTCGGTGGCGAGCTGGGCCGCGGGCAAGGGCGTCGGGCGGCTGTCGTTCTGGTCGGTGAACAGGGACACGGCGTGCGGCTCCGTGGCCAAGAAGGGCATCGACAAGCCCACCGCGTCCCCGACGTGCAGTGGCGTCGAGCAGGGCCAGCTCGCGTTCGCCGACGCGTTCAACGGTTGA
- a CDS encoding HAMP domain-containing sensor histidine kinase: protein MLARARRVITAWVTAVAAVLLLAVGGVIYGVAGAGQASDIRRDLHYAARHADVDAPPPCVWLVVVHGATTHSSPTTPRGFPVSGALRAVAAGRPDVERDMTVGGARYHVLTTHRGPDTVQAVRDLRYAQRDRHRLLVAIAVAEAAGLAGAALLGAVLARRATAPLGEALSRQHRFVADASHELRTPLTRLHTRAQLLVRLAATLPLPDKVNADLRQLVASSRQMGDVIDDLLLSAQLASVPGERTAVDLGALAEEVCRDDQVRAGPAGLALGARVEGGPHLVAGVPSALRRAVSALVDNALAHTPPGGTVTLTVGAESDPDADGAVVLTVRDTGPGLDPRAADRLFERFVHGETGRGRRFGIGLALVREVVHGHGGTIGVEGAPGTGACFTVRLPALDPPPRPPRTRPCRTALARRAPDRTPRAAATDTGTGTAGTETAGTGTADPQAARRPAPH, encoded by the coding sequence ATGCTGGCGCGCGCCCGGCGGGTGATCACCGCCTGGGTCACGGCGGTCGCGGCGGTGCTGCTGCTCGCGGTGGGCGGCGTGATCTACGGGGTGGCCGGCGCCGGGCAGGCCTCCGACATCCGCCGCGACCTGCACTACGCGGCCCGGCACGCCGACGTCGACGCACCGCCGCCGTGCGTCTGGCTGGTCGTCGTCCACGGCGCCACGACCCACAGCTCCCCCACCACCCCGAGGGGCTTCCCGGTCTCCGGCGCGCTGCGCGCCGTGGCCGCCGGGCGGCCGGACGTCGAGCGGGACATGACCGTGGGCGGCGCGCGCTACCACGTGCTGACGACGCACCGCGGCCCGGACACCGTGCAGGCCGTGCGCGACCTGCGCTACGCCCAGCGGGACCGGCACCGCCTGCTGGTCGCCATCGCGGTGGCCGAGGCGGCGGGGCTCGCGGGGGCGGCCCTGCTCGGGGCGGTGCTGGCGCGCCGGGCCACCGCCCCGCTGGGCGAGGCGCTCTCCCGCCAGCACCGGTTCGTCGCCGACGCCAGCCACGAGCTGCGCACCCCGCTGACCCGCCTGCACACCCGCGCCCAGCTGCTGGTGCGGCTGGCCGCCACCCTGCCGCTGCCGGACAAGGTCAACGCCGATCTCCGGCAACTGGTCGCCAGCAGCCGGCAGATGGGCGACGTCATCGACGACCTGCTGCTGTCCGCGCAGCTCGCCTCGGTGCCCGGGGAGCGGACCGCGGTGGACCTCGGGGCACTGGCCGAGGAGGTCTGCCGGGACGACCAGGTGCGCGCCGGGCCCGCGGGGCTGGCGCTGGGAGCCCGCGTGGAGGGCGGTCCGCACCTGGTCGCGGGCGTGCCGTCGGCGCTGCGCCGCGCCGTCTCCGCCCTCGTCGACAACGCCCTCGCCCACACCCCGCCGGGCGGCACCGTCACCCTCACCGTGGGCGCGGAATCGGACCCGGACGCGGACGGCGCGGTCGTGCTGACCGTGCGGGACACCGGGCCGGGCCTCGACCCCCGCGCGGCGGACCGGCTCTTCGAGCGGTTCGTGCACGGCGAGACGGGCAGGGGGCGGCGGTTCGGCATCGGGCTCGCGCTGGTGCGTGAGGTGGTGCACGGGCACGGCGGCACGATCGGCGTGGAGGGCGCGCCGGGCACGGGCGCGTGCTTCACCGTTCGGCTTCCCGCGCTGGACCCGCCGCCCCGCCCGCCGCGCACCCGACCGTGCCGTACCGCGCTGGCCCGGCGCGCCCCGGACCGGACACCCCGGGCCGCGGCCACGGACACCGGCACCGGCACCGCGGGGACCGAGACGGCCGGCACCGGCACCGCGGACCCGCAAGCGGCCCGCCGGCCGGCCCCGCACTGA
- a CDS encoding response regulator transcription factor — translation MSERPSRAADDRRMLLVEDDPEQARMLAELFTQEGYRVDVALDAQQGLHLALDRVHRILVVDRGLPAADGLELVGRLRRVGVTARILVLTALGGAPDRVAGLDAGADDYLAKPFDLDELLARVRALVRRHLDEAEVLAVGAGELDVARREVRLPGGRQVPLSGRECELLRLLASHPRTVHSRRDLRGRLFAGTSADSLVDTYVYHLRRKLGREVVRTVHGLGYRLGAL, via the coding sequence GTGTCAGAGAGACCATCCCGAGCGGCGGACGACCGCCGCATGCTCCTCGTGGAGGACGATCCGGAGCAGGCCCGGATGCTGGCCGAACTGTTCACGCAGGAGGGCTACCGGGTCGACGTGGCGCTCGACGCCCAGCAGGGCCTGCACCTCGCGCTGGACCGGGTGCACCGGATCCTGGTGGTGGACCGCGGGCTGCCGGCCGCCGACGGGCTCGAACTCGTCGGGCGCCTGCGCCGGGTGGGCGTCACGGCCCGCATCCTGGTGCTGACCGCGCTCGGCGGGGCCCCCGACCGGGTGGCGGGCCTGGACGCGGGCGCCGACGACTACCTGGCCAAGCCGTTCGACCTGGACGAGTTACTGGCCCGCGTCCGTGCGCTGGTGCGGCGTCATCTCGACGAGGCGGAGGTGCTGGCGGTAGGCGCCGGCGAGCTGGACGTGGCCCGGCGCGAGGTGCGGCTGCCGGGCGGCCGCCAGGTGCCGCTGTCGGGCCGCGAGTGCGAGCTGCTGCGGCTGCTCGCCAGCCATCCGCGCACCGTCCACAGCCGCCGTGACCTGCGCGGCAGGCTCTTCGCGGGCACCTCTGCGGACTCCCTGGTCGACACCTACGTCTACCACCTGCGGCGCAAGCTCGGCCGGGAGGTCGTCCGCACGGTGCACGGCCTCGGCTACCGGCTGGGCGCGCTGTGA
- a CDS encoding LysR family transcriptional regulator, translating to MVMTDVHCRELRYFLAVAEELHFTRAAERLFVSQPALSKQIRALERQIGAPLFVRDRQGVSLTAVGEALLPHARRTLDAWDAGWQAVERARAAERSTLVVGMSTSPGRGLLPAVRSRFTAAHPEATVRLRQVSWDDATAGLADGASDVAFVWLPLPGEERYTWTVVAEEYCLVALPERHPLASRAAVPFEELLDEPFLALPADAGRLRDHWLAVDARGGRPPVIGAEVASTEETYEALVAGLGVVLLAEGNAPLVSLGGVVTRPVTGLAPRRFALAWRTSDTRPLVRDYARACEAAAGSLPASVE from the coding sequence ATGGTTATGACCGACGTGCACTGCCGTGAACTCCGATACTTCCTCGCGGTCGCCGAGGAACTGCACTTCACCCGCGCCGCCGAGCGCCTGTTCGTGTCACAGCCGGCGCTGAGCAAGCAGATCCGCGCGCTGGAGCGGCAGATCGGCGCCCCGCTCTTCGTCCGTGACCGGCAGGGCGTCTCGCTCACCGCGGTCGGCGAGGCGCTGCTGCCGCACGCCCGGCGGACCCTGGACGCCTGGGACGCGGGCTGGCAGGCCGTGGAGCGGGCCAGGGCCGCCGAGCGGAGCACCCTGGTGGTGGGCATGAGCACCAGCCCGGGCCGCGGGCTGCTGCCCGCCGTCCGGTCCCGCTTCACCGCCGCGCACCCCGAGGCCACGGTGCGGCTGCGGCAGGTCAGCTGGGACGACGCCACGGCCGGGCTCGCCGACGGCGCGAGCGACGTGGCCTTCGTCTGGCTGCCGCTGCCCGGCGAGGAGCGCTACACGTGGACGGTGGTCGCCGAGGAGTACTGCCTCGTCGCCCTCCCGGAGCGGCACCCGCTGGCGTCGCGGGCGGCCGTCCCGTTCGAGGAGCTGCTCGACGAGCCGTTCCTCGCGCTGCCCGCCGACGCGGGCCGGCTGCGCGACCACTGGCTCGCCGTGGACGCGCGCGGGGGCCGGCCGCCGGTCATCGGCGCGGAGGTCGCGAGCACGGAGGAGACCTACGAGGCGCTGGTCGCCGGGCTCGGCGTGGTGCTGCTCGCCGAGGGCAACGCCCCGCTGGTCAGCCTGGGCGGGGTGGTGACCCGCCCGGTGACGGGCCTCGCGCCCCGCCGGTTCGCGCTGGCCTGGCGCACGTCCGACACGCGCCCCCTCGTCAGGGACTACGCACGGGCCTGCGAGGCGGCGGCAGGCAGCCTCCCGGCCTCCGTGGAGTGA